In Raphanus sativus cultivar WK10039 chromosome 5, ASM80110v3, whole genome shotgun sequence, the following proteins share a genomic window:
- the LOC108860285 gene encoding receptor for activated C kinase 1C, whose protein sequence is MAEGLVLKGTMRAHTDMVTAIATPIDNSDIIVTSSRDKSIILWKLTKDDKSYGVAQRRLTGHSHFVQDVVLSSDGQFALSGSWDGELRLWDLATGVSTRRFVGHAKDVLSVAFSVDNRQIVSASRDRTIKLWNTLGECKYTISEADGHKDWISCVRFSPNTLVPTIVSASWDQTVKVWNLQNCKLKSSLAGHSGYLNTVAVSPDGSLCASGGKDGVILLWDLAEGKKLYSLEGGSIIHSLCFSPNRYWLCAATESSIKIWDLESKTVVDELKVDLKAEAEKDGGGVGTGNQKKVNYCTSLNWSADGSTLFSGYTDGVVRVWGIGRY, encoded by the exons ATGGCCGAGGGACTCGTTCTGAAAGGCACAATGCGCGCCCACACCGACATGGTCACCGCCATCGCAACGCCGATCGACAACTCCGACATCATCGTCACATCATCCCGCGACAAATCCATCATCCTCTGGAAACTCACCAAGGACGACAAGTCCTACGGAGTCGCGCAGCGCCGCCTCACGGGCCACTCTCACTTCGTCCAAGACGTCGTCCTCTCCTCCGACGGCCAGTTCGCTCTCTCCGGAAGCTGGGACGGCGAGCTCCGTCTCTGGGACCTCGCCACCGGCGTCTCCACCCGTAGATTCGTCGGACACGCCAAAGACGTCCTCTCCGTGGCCTTCTCCGTCGACAACCGTCAGATCGTGTCTGCCTCTCGTGACCGCACGATCAAGCTCTGGAACACGCTCGGTGAGTGTAAGTACACCATCTCTGAAGCTGATGGGCACAAGGATTGGATTAGCTGTGTTAGGTTTAGCCCCAACACGCTTGTCCCCACCATTGTGTCTGCTTCTTGGGATCAGACTGTGAAGGTGTGGAATCTTCAGAACTGTAAGCTGAAGAGCTCTCTCGCTGGGCACTCGGGTTACCTCAACACTGTTGCTGTGTCGCCTGATGGTTCGCTGTGCGCGAGTGGTGGGAAAGATGGTGTGATCTTGTTGTGGGATTTGGCTGAAGGGAAGAAGCTTTACTCGCTTGAGGGTGGGTCGATTATCCACTCGCTTTGCTTTAGTCCTAATAGGTACTGGTTGTGTGCTGCGACTGAGAGCAGTATTAAGATATGGGATCTTGAGAGCAAGACCGTTGTTGATGAGTTGAAGGTTGACCTTAAGGCCGAAGCGGAGAAGGATGGTGGTGGTGTCGGAACTGGTAACCAGAAGAAG GTGAACTACTGTACAAGCTTGAACTGGAGTGCAGATGGAAGCACACTGTTCAGTGGTTACACTGATGGAGTTGTCAGGGTCTGGGGTATTGGTCGTTACTAG